The following coding sequences are from one Roseburia hominis A2-183 window:
- a CDS encoding helix-turn-helix domain-containing protein gives MSRLLPYETILKAREGDPEAVNAVLLHYAGYIRYFSKVNGQVNAEVEDYVKQRLIDCQFKFRLDEPPDKS, from the coding sequence ATGAGTAGACTTCTCCCCTATGAAACAATCCTCAAAGCCCGTGAGGGCGACCCAGAAGCCGTGAACGCTGTCCTGCTCCACTACGCCGGATATATCCGCTATTTCTCAAAAGTGAACGGGCAGGTCAACGCCGAGGTGGAGGACTATGTAAAGCAGCGGTTAATTGACTGTCAATTCAAGTTCCGGCTTGACGAACCACCGGACAAGTCATAA